In a single window of the Allobranchiibius huperziae genome:
- the dnaG gene encoding DNA primase, with protein MAGLIKAEDVTLVKERSSLEDVVREHVTLKSAGPRSLKGLCPFHDEKTPSFTVSPDNGTYHCFGCDKGGDVISFMMEVEHLTFSETVERLAGRAGIELHYEDGARPREEGAGRRTRLVEAHRVASEFYAEALISAPDARTARDFLRERGFNRSVAEHFGLGFAPRGGEVLAQHLRDKGFRDDEVVLAGLVGRGRGLYDRFRGRLVWPIHDITGDPVGFGARRIFDDDRIEAKYLNTAETPIYKKTQVLYGLDLAKKAIARDRKAVIVEGYTDVMAAHLAGVEQAVATCGTAFGADHVRTLRRLLRDAPDQQPAKVIYTFDGDAAGQKAAMRAFELDGQWDARSFVAVAADGQDPCELRLSGGDGAVRALVDDATPMFEFAVRTTLRRFDLDSPEGRVLGARAIAPIIAAVRDQAMRAEYLRTAPGWVGLSEDHLRAEVTRAGSGAGRTGSPQDRRRTPDGDDAPHDDAPPADPSMPAPDDRDPIVRAESQLLECLLQFPASVPARELAAVRDTDFTAPAHRSLFAAVMAAGPPGERTPAAWLDDVRGNAPQVVHQLLFRYAVATLPTRLDPVTGAPQQRYARSLLVRVREVALQGDINTAMSELRRSDPASSREVAQRLTQLQKDLTLLRASLD; from the coding sequence GTGGCGGGGCTGATCAAGGCGGAGGACGTCACCCTCGTCAAGGAGCGTTCCTCGCTCGAGGACGTGGTGCGCGAGCACGTGACATTGAAGTCCGCCGGACCGCGCTCCCTGAAGGGCCTGTGCCCCTTCCACGACGAGAAGACGCCCTCGTTCACCGTCAGCCCGGACAACGGCACCTACCACTGCTTCGGGTGCGACAAGGGCGGCGACGTCATCTCCTTCATGATGGAGGTGGAGCACCTCACCTTCTCCGAGACCGTGGAGCGGCTTGCCGGTCGCGCCGGGATCGAGCTGCACTACGAGGACGGCGCCCGCCCGCGCGAGGAGGGGGCAGGTCGGCGTACCCGGCTCGTCGAAGCACATCGCGTCGCCAGCGAGTTCTACGCAGAGGCGCTCATCTCCGCGCCCGACGCGCGCACCGCGCGCGACTTCCTGCGCGAGCGCGGATTCAACCGGTCGGTGGCCGAGCACTTCGGGCTGGGCTTCGCTCCCCGTGGCGGTGAAGTGCTAGCACAACACCTGCGGGACAAGGGTTTTCGCGATGACGAGGTCGTCCTGGCGGGTCTGGTAGGTCGGGGCCGTGGGCTCTACGACCGATTCCGCGGGCGGCTGGTCTGGCCGATCCACGACATCACCGGCGACCCGGTGGGCTTCGGCGCGCGGCGCATCTTCGACGATGACCGCATCGAGGCGAAGTACCTCAATACCGCCGAGACGCCGATCTACAAGAAGACCCAGGTGCTCTACGGGCTCGACCTGGCCAAGAAGGCGATCGCCCGCGACCGCAAGGCCGTGATCGTCGAGGGCTACACCGACGTGATGGCTGCTCACCTGGCCGGTGTCGAGCAGGCCGTCGCCACCTGCGGCACAGCGTTCGGCGCCGATCACGTGCGCACGCTGCGCCGACTGCTGCGCGACGCACCCGATCAGCAGCCGGCCAAGGTGATCTACACCTTCGACGGTGACGCCGCCGGGCAGAAGGCCGCGATGCGCGCCTTCGAACTCGACGGGCAGTGGGACGCACGCTCGTTCGTGGCGGTCGCCGCCGACGGGCAGGATCCGTGCGAGCTGCGGTTGTCCGGCGGGGACGGCGCCGTGCGTGCGCTCGTTGACGACGCGACACCGATGTTCGAGTTCGCAGTGCGTACGACGCTGCGGCGCTTCGACCTGGACTCGCCGGAGGGACGCGTGCTGGGCGCGCGCGCCATCGCACCGATCATCGCCGCGGTGCGCGACCAGGCGATGCGGGCCGAGTACCTGCGGACGGCGCCCGGCTGGGTCGGCCTGTCCGAGGACCATCTGCGTGCCGAGGTCACCCGCGCGGGCAGCGGTGCGGGGCGCACGGGCAGCCCCCAGGACCGCCGGCGCACGCCGGACGGCGACGACGCTCCCCACGACGACGCACCACCGGCCGATCCCAGCATGCCGGCCCCCGATGATCGCGACCCGATCGTGCGTGCCGAGTCCCAGCTGCTGGAGTGCCTCCTGCAGTTCCCCGCGAGCGTGCCGGCGCGGGAGCTGGCCGCCGTGCGCGACACCGACTTCACCGCGCCCGCCCACCGATCGCTCTTCGCGGCGGTGATGGCAGCCGGTCCGCCGGGGGAGCGGACGCCGGCCGCGTGGCTGGACGACGTACGCGGGAACGCACCGCAGGTGGTGCACCAGCTGCTCTTCCGGTACGCCGTCGCGACGCTGCCGACCCGGCTCGACCCGGTCACGGGCGCACCGCAGCAGCGGTACGCGCGCTCGCTGCTCGTCCGGGTGCGCGAGGTCGCCCTGCAGGGCGACATCAACACGGCGATGAGCGAGTTGCGCCGATCCGATCCGGCATCGTCCCGCGAGGTCGCGCAGCGGCTCACCCAGTTGCAGAAGGACCTCACGCTGTTGCGCGCGAGCCTGGACTGA
- a CDS encoding GlsB/YeaQ/YmgE family stress response membrane protein, with translation MIGTVIGAIVVGFIVGALARLVMPGKQNLGCIMTTILGILGSAIGSWVCYRLGYDNNNGGFKIIPFLVGIVVAVILIAIYLGATGRRIRS, from the coding sequence ATGATCGGAACAGTGATCGGCGCGATCGTCGTCGGATTCATCGTCGGCGCGCTCGCACGACTGGTGATGCCGGGTAAGCAGAACCTCGGCTGCATCATGACCACGATCCTCGGCATCCTCGGCTCGGCCATCGGGTCGTGGGTCTGCTACCGCCTGGGCTACGACAACAACAACGGTGGCTTCAAGATCATCCCGTTCCTGGTCGGTATCGTGGTCGCGGTCATCCTGATCGCGATCTACCTGGGCGCCACCGGTCGCAGGATCCGGTCCTGA